In Mongoliitalea daihaiensis, one DNA window encodes the following:
- a CDS encoding NAD(P)(+) transhydrogenase (Re/Si-specific) subunit beta: MQLTFLEIAYLIASLTFIIGLKMLSHPDSARKGNLIAAAGMLLAIVVTLTLYQDFDSSKLVNYGLIFGGLVIGTVIGTMMAQKVQMTAMPQMVSFFNGMGGACAALIAIIEYQHHQDSTVTGFDGELLVMLLGLLIGSVSFSGSLIAYGKLEGKIKDKVLPFNQAVNMTLLLSIVLLIVYQLVIGSNPLIFYAVLVLALVYGILFVMPIGGADMPVVISLLNSFTGMAAAFGGFLYGNKAMLTGGILVGSAGTILTILMCNAMNRSLTNVLLGAFGGGSKGAAKTGSGDQTVREISISDTAVLLSYSQQVVIVPGYGLAVAQAQHICHELEKLLEEKGVEVNYAIHPVAGRMPGHMNVLLAEADVPYERMQEMEEINDKFANTDVVVVIGANDVVNPAAKNDPSSPIYGMPILEVEQAKNVIIMKRGMAAGYAGIENELFFYPKTKMLFGDAKATLQKLTAEVKEI; encoded by the coding sequence ATCCAACTAACATTCTTAGAGATAGCGTATTTGATTGCCTCTCTGACATTTATCATAGGACTCAAAATGCTGTCTCATCCCGATTCTGCAAGAAAAGGAAATTTGATAGCGGCTGCTGGTATGTTGCTAGCCATCGTAGTCACCTTGACTTTGTATCAAGATTTCGATAGTAGCAAATTAGTAAATTATGGGTTGATTTTTGGCGGCTTAGTCATCGGAACGGTCATCGGAACAATGATGGCTCAAAAAGTTCAAATGACTGCGATGCCTCAAATGGTATCTTTCTTCAACGGCATGGGCGGGGCCTGTGCGGCTTTGATTGCGATCATCGAATATCAGCATCATCAAGACAGTACAGTTACTGGTTTTGATGGAGAATTGCTTGTCATGCTCTTAGGCTTATTGATTGGTTCTGTTTCTTTCTCCGGCTCTCTAATTGCTTATGGCAAATTAGAAGGTAAAATCAAGGATAAGGTCTTGCCATTCAATCAAGCCGTGAACATGACTTTACTTCTATCCATTGTATTATTGATAGTTTACCAACTCGTCATAGGCTCAAATCCGTTGATCTTTTATGCGGTTTTGGTCTTAGCCTTGGTGTATGGTATCCTATTTGTCATGCCAATTGGTGGAGCAGATATGCCGGTAGTGATCTCCTTACTCAATTCTTTCACGGGGATGGCAGCTGCATTTGGAGGATTCTTGTATGGAAACAAAGCCATGCTGACCGGTGGTATCTTGGTGGGTTCAGCGGGGACCATCTTAACTATCTTGATGTGCAATGCTATGAATCGATCCCTGACCAACGTATTGCTGGGTGCTTTTGGAGGTGGATCAAAAGGAGCCGCTAAAACAGGCAGTGGGGATCAAACCGTCCGTGAAATTTCTATTTCGGATACGGCTGTACTCTTATCTTATTCACAACAAGTAGTCATTGTGCCTGGCTATGGCCTGGCAGTTGCGCAGGCGCAGCACATCTGCCATGAATTGGAGAAATTGCTGGAAGAAAAGGGGGTAGAAGTAAACTATGCGATCCATCCGGTAGCAGGAAGAATGCCTGGTCATATGAACGTATTGTTGGCAGAAGCCGATGTGCCCTATGAGCGCATGCAGGAAATGGAAGAAATCAACGACAAGTTTGCCAATACAGATGTAGTCGTAGTCATAGGTGCCAACGATGTAGTAAATCCCGCTGCTAAAAATGATCCTAGTTCTCCTATTTATGGAATGCCGATCTTAGAGGTAGAGCAAGCCAAAAATGTGATCATCATGAAGAGGGGTATGGCCGCTGGCTATGCTGGGATTGAAAATGAGCTGTTTTTCTATCCCAAAACAAAAATGCTTTTTGGAGATGCCAAGGCTACTCTTCAGAAGTTGACAGCCGAAGTCAAGGAGATTTAA
- a CDS encoding NAD(P) transhydrogenase subunit alpha, with amino-acid sequence METVFQFIGENMEMVYFLVLAILLGVEVISNVPAILHTPLMSGANAIHGVVVVGAIIVMLQASPDNYLALGVGFLAVIVGTLNVIGGFVVTDRMLEMFKKKPKKS; translated from the coding sequence ATGGAAACAGTCTTTCAATTTATAGGTGAAAACATGGAAATGGTATATTTCCTTGTATTAGCCATTTTATTGGGCGTGGAAGTCATTTCCAATGTCCCTGCAATTTTACACACTCCCCTGATGTCTGGCGCAAATGCCATCCACGGGGTAGTGGTCGTCGGCGCTATCATCGTCATGTTGCAAGCATCCCCAGATAATTACCTCGCCTTAGGAGTAGGATTCCTAGCTGTGATTGTAGGGACGTTGAATGTAATAGGTGGCTTTGTAGTGACCGACAGAATGTTAGAGATGTTTAAGAAAAAGCCTAAAAAATCATGA
- a CDS encoding NAD(P) transhydrogenase subunit alpha yields MIIGILKEPTGEARVAFLPEAVKTLLDWKLEVWLETGAGLGAFCPDELYTSLGVSIKSREELLQQADLICGIQPIAKEEIAQTKTDSVLFGQMDALFNDALTGYLLQAKKTAFSMELVPRTTRAQSMDVLSSMATVIGYKAVLLAANMLPRFFPMFMTAAGSITPARILILGAGVAGLQAIATARRLGANVFAFDVRQAAKEEVLSLGAKFVDVEGATEDKGAGGYAVEQSEAYLQKQKDTIHEYALKSDIIITTAQIPGRKAPQLVEERTVRAMKPGSVIIDLAASSGGNCALSQPDQTIDVEGVRIVGVSNLAADMPQDASKMYGKNYLNFLKLIIKDGELNLNFEDDIVQGTCVCHQGEAISPRIIQRLNP; encoded by the coding sequence ATGATAATTGGAATTCTTAAAGAGCCAACAGGAGAAGCGCGTGTTGCTTTCCTCCCAGAGGCAGTGAAAACGCTCCTTGATTGGAAACTGGAAGTGTGGCTGGAAACAGGAGCAGGACTTGGAGCTTTTTGTCCCGATGAGTTATACACAAGTCTAGGTGTATCAATTAAAAGTAGGGAGGAGCTTCTTCAACAAGCTGATCTGATTTGTGGAATTCAGCCCATAGCTAAAGAGGAGATTGCACAAACCAAGACTGACTCAGTGTTATTCGGTCAGATGGATGCGCTTTTCAATGACGCTTTGACTGGCTACCTGTTGCAAGCTAAGAAGACTGCCTTCAGCATGGAATTGGTGCCACGAACGACTAGAGCTCAGTCCATGGATGTACTCTCTTCTATGGCAACCGTTATTGGATATAAAGCAGTGCTGCTAGCCGCGAATATGCTTCCACGCTTCTTCCCCATGTTTATGACTGCAGCAGGAAGCATTACGCCCGCCCGAATATTGATTTTGGGAGCAGGAGTTGCAGGTTTACAGGCCATCGCTACCGCTCGAAGATTGGGTGCAAATGTGTTTGCCTTTGACGTAAGACAAGCAGCCAAAGAAGAAGTGCTTTCCTTGGGCGCCAAATTTGTAGATGTGGAAGGCGCTACCGAAGATAAAGGTGCTGGAGGTTACGCAGTCGAACAGAGTGAAGCCTATTTACAAAAGCAAAAAGATACCATTCACGAGTATGCCCTGAAATCAGATATCATAATCACTACAGCACAAATTCCCGGAAGAAAAGCCCCTCAATTAGTCGAAGAGCGTACTGTACGTGCCATGAAACCAGGATCTGTCATTATTGACTTGGCTGCGAGTTCTGGAGGAAATTGTGCACTTTCTCAACCCGATCAGACCATTGATGTGGAGGGTGTGCGCATTGTAGGAGTTAGCAACTTAGCTGCCGACATGCCTCAAGATGCCAGCAAGATGTATGGCAAAAATTACTTGAATTTTTTAAAACTCATCATCAAAGACGGTGAGTTGAACCTTAATTTCGAAGATGACATCGTACAAGGCACCTGTGTTTGTCACCAAGGCGAGGCTATCAGCCCCCGCATCATCCAACGTTTAAATCCCTAA
- a CDS encoding type 1 glutamine amidotransferase, whose translation MQEKINVAILDMYDGEPNQGMRCIQDILGRFSSQIFCTTYNVRQLAQIPDIAAYDLYISSGGPGNPLEGDGIWDVKYYALLDQLYEWNKQQEQKKYVLFICHSYQMAIHHFGLAEITKRKSTSFGVMTIHKTEAGMNDPLFENLDNPFWAVDSRDYQIVQPHHKKFKAMGAKIIALEKIRTHVEYERAIMAVRFSPEMVGTQFHPEADPESFHAHLRKPEVREKIIHMRGRARYLKMLEHLVEENTIYKTNETLIPNFIRQSLELIQQQHTLTHS comes from the coding sequence ATGCAAGAAAAAATAAACGTAGCCATCCTAGACATGTATGACGGCGAGCCCAATCAAGGAATGCGCTGTATTCAGGATATTTTAGGACGTTTTTCTTCTCAAATATTCTGTACTACATACAATGTAAGGCAATTGGCGCAAATCCCTGACATCGCTGCTTATGATCTTTACATTTCCTCGGGAGGTCCTGGAAACCCCTTAGAAGGGGATGGTATTTGGGATGTGAAATACTATGCCTTGCTTGATCAGCTATATGAATGGAACAAACAGCAGGAACAAAAAAAGTACGTACTGTTTATTTGCCATTCTTATCAAATGGCCATTCATCACTTTGGACTTGCTGAGATTACGAAGCGTAAATCTACCTCCTTTGGCGTAATGACCATCCACAAAACAGAGGCAGGAATGAATGATCCTTTGTTCGAAAATTTGGATAATCCCTTTTGGGCCGTCGATAGCAGAGACTATCAAATCGTACAGCCCCATCATAAAAAATTCAAAGCAATGGGTGCTAAAATCATTGCTTTGGAAAAAATCAGGACGCACGTAGAATATGAGCGTGCAATTATGGCGGTTCGGTTTTCTCCTGAAATGGTAGGAACCCAGTTTCACCCAGAAGCAGACCCCGAAAGCTTTCATGCACATTTAAGAAAGCCCGAAGTACGAGAAAAAATCATCCACATGCGTGGAAGGGCACGTTACCTGAAAATGCTTGAGCATCTAGTGGAAGAAAATACCATATACAAGACTAACGAAACCTTAATTCCTAACTTCATTCGTCAGTCTTTGGAACTTATCCAACAACAGCATACACTTACCCATTCATAG
- a CDS encoding carboxylate-amine ligase: MKKLPVFTLGVEEEYQIIDPQTRDLRSHMSKIVDGAKIFLKEQVKAEMHQSVVEVGTNICQNVHDARKEVAFLRKKIVDLAAEQGLVVGASGTHPFSKWQDQPITDDPRYHMIVNELQDTARSNLIFGLHVHVGIENREIALQIMNQACYFLPHIYALTTNSPFWEGRNTGFKAFRAHVFAKFPRTGLPEYFDSVQSYDNFLETLVKTNCIDNPKKIWWDLRMHPFFSTIEFRICDMCLTVDETMCVVALIQAVVAKLYKMHLMNTSFNVYRIALIRENKFRAARYGTDGMMIDFGQRKEVPYKELMMELLDFVDDVVDELGSRDEINYIHKILHEGTGADKQLKIFEETQDLSKVVDFIVGEFSKNI, from the coding sequence ATGAAAAAATTACCCGTTTTTACCCTTGGAGTAGAAGAGGAATATCAGATAATCGACCCTCAAACCCGTGATCTTCGCTCACATATGTCCAAAATTGTGGATGGAGCTAAGATTTTTTTGAAAGAACAAGTCAAAGCTGAAATGCATCAGTCAGTGGTAGAAGTGGGTACGAATATTTGCCAAAATGTCCACGATGCTAGAAAAGAGGTGGCTTTTCTTCGTAAAAAAATCGTCGATTTGGCAGCCGAACAGGGGTTGGTTGTGGGTGCCTCAGGCACCCACCCTTTCTCCAAATGGCAGGATCAACCCATTACCGATGATCCCCGCTATCACATGATTGTCAATGAGCTGCAAGATACAGCCCGATCCAACTTAATTTTTGGGTTGCATGTACACGTGGGAATAGAAAATCGTGAGATCGCGCTTCAAATCATGAATCAGGCTTGCTACTTCCTGCCTCATATTTATGCCTTGACCACTAACTCCCCCTTCTGGGAAGGTAGAAATACTGGGTTTAAGGCCTTCCGCGCGCATGTTTTTGCTAAATTTCCACGTACAGGACTACCAGAGTATTTTGACTCGGTGCAATCCTACGACAATTTCTTGGAGACGCTTGTAAAAACCAATTGCATTGACAATCCAAAGAAAATATGGTGGGACCTACGCATGCACCCTTTCTTTAGCACTATTGAATTTAGGATTTGTGACATGTGCCTTACAGTGGATGAAACCATGTGTGTGGTGGCATTGATACAAGCAGTCGTTGCTAAATTGTACAAGATGCACTTGATGAATACCAGTTTCAATGTCTACCGCATCGCACTGATTCGGGAAAATAAATTTCGGGCAGCGCGCTATGGCACGGATGGTATGATGATTGACTTTGGACAGCGAAAAGAAGTGCCTTACAAGGAATTGATGATGGAGCTACTTGATTTTGTGGATGATGTAGTAGATGAATTGGGAAGTAGAGACGAAATCAATTATATCCATAAAATACTCCATGAAGGTACCGGAGCAGATAAGCAATTGAAAATCTTTGAAGAAACCCAAGATCTATCAAAGGTAGTAGACTTCATCGTAGGGGAATTTTCCAAAAACATTTAA
- a CDS encoding ATP-grasp domain-containing protein → MKKIGILFGMEDTFPHAFVERVNQKAEKGIIAEPVSIDKVVQNQLTEYAVIIDRISQDVPFYRAYLKNAALTGTAVINNPFWWSADDKFFNNALADKLGVPLPNTVILPSAEHPTDTTAKSFRNLKMPLDWEAIFDYVGFPAYMKPYAGGGWKNVYRLENKEEFFHKHRETGQLVMLLQEEIVFEEYFRVYCLGGKAVRIMEYEPRNPHHLRYVVDRPPSSKKLLAKVKEYTIALCQGLGYDFNTVEFAVKDGIPYAIDFGNPAPDADINSVGQENFEWVVEEAAKMAIAYAKAQKPGKINLTWGTFMKDAVSNAKRF, encoded by the coding sequence ATGAAAAAGATCGGAATCTTATTTGGCATGGAAGATACTTTTCCCCATGCATTTGTAGAACGGGTAAATCAAAAAGCCGAAAAAGGCATCATTGCAGAGCCTGTATCAATTGATAAAGTAGTCCAAAATCAGTTAACAGAATACGCAGTAATTATTGATCGTATTTCACAAGATGTTCCCTTTTACAGAGCATATCTAAAAAATGCAGCATTGACAGGTACAGCTGTCATCAACAATCCATTTTGGTGGAGTGCCGACGACAAGTTTTTCAACAATGCTTTGGCAGATAAACTAGGTGTTCCTTTGCCTAACACTGTAATTTTACCTTCGGCTGAGCATCCGACAGACACCACTGCAAAATCTTTCCGTAACTTAAAAATGCCTTTAGATTGGGAAGCTATCTTTGATTATGTGGGATTCCCCGCGTACATGAAACCATATGCTGGCGGAGGTTGGAAAAACGTATATCGCTTGGAAAATAAGGAAGAATTTTTCCATAAACACCGAGAAACTGGGCAGCTTGTCATGCTTCTTCAAGAGGAAATCGTATTTGAGGAGTACTTCAGGGTTTATTGTCTAGGTGGTAAAGCTGTAAGAATAATGGAGTATGAGCCAAGAAACCCGCATCACTTACGCTATGTGGTAGACAGGCCGCCATCCTCCAAAAAATTACTAGCCAAAGTCAAAGAATATACAATCGCCTTATGTCAAGGGTTAGGCTACGACTTCAATACAGTGGAATTTGCTGTCAAAGACGGAATTCCTTATGCGATCGATTTTGGCAATCCAGCACCTGATGCAGACATCAACTCTGTGGGGCAGGAAAATTTTGAATGGGTGGTGGAAGAGGCTGCAAAGATGGCGATAGCCTATGCCAAAGCTCAAAAGCCCGGTAAGATTAATTTGACTTGGGGCACCTTTATGAAAGATGCTGTAAGTAACGCAAAACGTTTTTAA
- a CDS encoding esterase family protein gives MKQEYFKWYSPTVHRDVEMLVFGHKGYPVILFPTSMGSFHENRDMGLIESARWYIEQGLIQIFCPDSSDRASFYNKHIHPHERIQNHVRYDKMICHDIVERVRLNTGSGKVVMAGCSFGGYHAANFAFRHPGYVSHMFSMSGAFEIRSFMDGYQHEDIFYNSPLEYLKGLNDHELWKMDIVLGTSNWDICFDANIKLSDVLESRGVGHWLDVRRDKQHDWPVWKEMFPHYLSRIKFN, from the coding sequence ATGAAACAAGAATATTTTAAGTGGTACTCTCCGACTGTTCATCGAGATGTTGAAATGTTGGTTTTTGGGCACAAAGGGTATCCAGTGATATTATTTCCTACGTCTATGGGTTCATTCCATGAAAACCGTGATATGGGACTGATTGAGTCAGCCCGTTGGTATATTGAGCAAGGATTGATTCAGATATTTTGTCCAGACTCTAGCGACCGCGCTAGCTTTTACAATAAACATATACATCCACATGAGCGGATTCAAAATCATGTCAGGTATGATAAAATGATCTGTCATGATATTGTAGAGCGGGTACGTTTAAATACAGGCTCAGGTAAAGTTGTGATGGCTGGCTGCAGTTTTGGTGGCTATCATGCGGCCAATTTTGCCTTCAGACATCCTGGATATGTCAGTCACATGTTTTCAATGTCAGGGGCTTTTGAAATCCGAAGTTTTATGGATGGATATCAGCATGAAGATATCTTTTACAACTCTCCTTTAGAATACCTCAAAGGATTGAATGACCATGAACTTTGGAAAATGGACATCGTATTGGGAACCTCCAACTGGGATATTTGCTTTGATGCCAACATCAAACTTTCAGATGTACTAGAGTCTAGAGGGGTGGGTCATTGGTTGGACGTCAGAAGAGATAAACAGCACGATTGGCCTGTATGGAAGGAGATGTTTCCTCATTATTTATCAAGAATCAAATTCAATTAA
- a CDS encoding TIGR04282 family arsenosugar biosynthesis glycosyltransferase has product MAVQQEQVRVAAGPLPNFLMKQAVIVFQKALVLGEVKTRLAKSVGAEKALEIYQALITHTHQTIQTLGDTSIFIYQNKFLLGTAVNAPSNFQLKLQHGNDLGDKMKHAFEEVFNLGFEKVLIIGTDCLAIRKHHLKAAFDYLDTHTCVIGPAKDGGYYLLGLTQLTPQLFQNIAWSTSTVYEQTTTILEDLNRSFTCIETLSDIDTADDWHMANL; this is encoded by the coding sequence TTGGCTGTACAGCAGGAGCAGGTTCGAGTTGCGGCGGGGCCACTTCCTAATTTCTTGATGAAACAGGCGGTGATCGTATTTCAAAAGGCATTGGTTTTGGGCGAAGTCAAGACGAGACTAGCAAAATCGGTAGGTGCAGAAAAAGCGCTTGAAATTTATCAGGCCTTGATCACTCATACCCATCAAACCATTCAAACCTTGGGAGACACCTCAATTTTCATCTATCAAAATAAATTTCTCCTCGGTACTGCTGTCAATGCTCCTTCTAATTTCCAGCTGAAACTTCAACATGGAAATGATTTAGGGGATAAAATGAAACACGCTTTTGAAGAGGTATTTAACTTGGGTTTTGAAAAAGTACTGATTATTGGCACTGACTGTCTTGCTATTCGGAAGCATCATTTGAAAGCAGCCTTTGATTATTTGGACACCCATACATGCGTCATTGGGCCAGCAAAAGATGGGGGATACTACTTATTGGGACTCACACAATTGACTCCACAGCTTTTTCAGAACATAGCATGGAGCACCTCCACTGTGTATGAACAAACCACAACCATACTTGAAGACTTAAATCGCTCATTTACTTGTATTGAAACCTTGTCTGACATAGATACCGCAGATGATTGGCATATGGCAAACCTCTAA
- the arsS gene encoding arsenosugar biosynthesis radical SAM (seleno)protein ArsS (Some members of this family are selenoproteins.) translates to MKSLRAQNHPLANSAAELDLLENSEYPYSFQEKLQESDLFPLQPISLDVLQINVGKMCNQVCKHCHVDAGPDRKEIMDQEIMKACLNVIASEKIKSIDLTGGAPEMNPHFRWFVSQIRQINPSVEIIVRCNLTIIVANPKFNDLPAFFKENNITVVSSLPYFTALKTNAQRGDGVFEKSIEALHMLNEVGYGKEGTGLILNLVYNPSGAFLPGSQAGLEAEFKKKLEKLYGIEFNSLFTITNLPISRFLEFLVRSGNYESYMEKLIESYNPLAASQVMCRSMISVGWDGQLYDCDFNQMLELPVATQQSRHIKDWNRQTLLDREIIVNQHCFGCTAGAGSSCGGATS, encoded by the coding sequence ATGAAATCATTACGTGCACAGAATCACCCTTTAGCTAATTCAGCTGCCGAGTTGGACCTCTTAGAAAATAGTGAATACCCCTATTCATTTCAAGAAAAATTACAAGAATCAGATCTTTTTCCATTACAGCCTATAAGTCTAGATGTTTTGCAAATCAACGTAGGCAAAATGTGTAATCAAGTATGTAAACACTGCCATGTAGATGCTGGACCTGATCGAAAAGAAATCATGGATCAAGAAATCATGAAAGCATGTTTAAACGTGATTGCATCTGAAAAAATTAAATCCATAGATTTAACAGGTGGAGCTCCGGAGATGAACCCTCATTTCAGATGGTTTGTCAGTCAAATCCGACAAATCAATCCAAGTGTAGAAATCATTGTTCGCTGTAACTTGACTATCATCGTGGCAAATCCAAAGTTCAATGATTTGCCAGCATTTTTTAAAGAAAATAACATCACGGTAGTCTCTTCCCTCCCTTACTTCACCGCTTTGAAAACAAATGCGCAAAGAGGTGATGGGGTTTTTGAAAAATCTATCGAAGCACTTCACATGCTCAACGAAGTAGGTTATGGGAAAGAAGGTACAGGCTTGATATTAAACTTGGTGTACAATCCTTCTGGGGCATTTCTCCCTGGATCGCAAGCAGGATTGGAAGCAGAATTTAAAAAGAAGTTAGAGAAATTGTATGGCATTGAATTTAATTCACTTTTCACCATTACCAACTTACCAATTTCCCGCTTTTTGGAATTTTTGGTAAGAAGTGGCAATTATGAATCCTACATGGAAAAGTTAATAGAGTCCTATAATCCTTTGGCTGCATCACAAGTCATGTGTAGAAGCATGATTTCTGTGGGGTGGGATGGTCAGCTTTATGATTGCGATTTCAATCAAATGCTGGAATTACCAGTCGCTACTCAACAAAGCCGTCACATCAAAGACTGGAACAGACAAACTCTATTAGACCGGGAAATTATTGTAAATCAACATTGCTTTGGCTGTACAGCAGGAGCAGGTTCGAGTTGCGGCGGGGCCACTTCCTAA
- a CDS encoding DUF1684 domain-containing protein, protein MESNFPKKLFILFSIGLFYFPACSERHGNVISEADHVQEIEEWVNERTASLKKENGWLNLIGLHWITADTTRMGSSEENDFTIKSDSFPSSLGYFVKEESELVFYPQTEGIYSVDQQVSSPISVFSEKQEESAKPLSFQSFRWTIIKRGDALGIRLRDLEAPAVKEFKEIDRFPTNLTWRLQGTFTPYIPVKEIVITNVVGQTSVNLSPGFVSFEKDGKSYQLDALDAGSQLYLILADASSGLQTYGGGRYLYIEKPNQDRNDVVIDFNKAYNPPCVFTPYATCPLPPKQNILDVYIEAGEKYTEK, encoded by the coding sequence ATGGAATCGAATTTCCCCAAAAAACTCTTCATCTTATTTTCAATTGGTCTATTCTACTTTCCGGCTTGTTCAGAAAGGCATGGCAATGTCATATCAGAGGCAGATCATGTACAAGAGATCGAAGAATGGGTAAATGAAAGGACCGCTTCCCTAAAAAAGGAAAATGGTTGGCTAAACCTGATCGGCTTACATTGGATAACAGCAGACACTACCCGCATGGGCAGTTCAGAAGAAAATGATTTTACAATCAAAAGTGACAGTTTTCCAAGCTCTCTAGGCTATTTTGTTAAAGAAGAATCTGAACTTGTATTTTATCCCCAAACTGAAGGTATCTACAGTGTAGATCAGCAGGTCTCTTCACCTATAAGCGTATTTTCTGAAAAACAAGAGGAATCTGCCAAGCCTCTTTCCTTTCAATCTTTCCGATGGACGATCATCAAGAGAGGAGATGCACTCGGTATCCGTCTACGTGATTTAGAGGCTCCAGCCGTTAAAGAATTTAAAGAAATTGATAGGTTTCCTACCAACCTCACTTGGAGACTCCAAGGAACCTTCACTCCATACATACCTGTGAAAGAAATAGTGATCACCAACGTAGTTGGGCAAACCAGTGTAAACCTTTCTCCTGGATTTGTAAGTTTTGAAAAAGATGGAAAAAGCTATCAACTCGATGCTTTAGATGCAGGTTCACAACTATACCTCATTCTTGCAGATGCCAGCAGTGGACTGCAGACTTATGGTGGAGGAAGATATCTTTATATAGAAAAACCAAACCAGGATCGCAATGATGTTGTTATTGATTTCAATAAAGCTTACAATCCACCTTGTGTTTTTACTCCATATGCCACTTGCCCGCTTCCACCCAAACAAAACATCTTGGATGTATACATAGAGGCTGGTGAAAAATATACTGAAAAATGA